A window of Campylobacter pinnipediorum subsp. pinnipediorum contains these coding sequences:
- a CDS encoding cytochrome d ubiquinol oxidase subunit II: protein MLIMIGLEFLQIYWWFLVSLLGGLLVFMMFVQGGQTLVFTLAKDDLQKDMIINSVGRKWELTFTTLVLFGGACFAAFPLFYSTSFGGAYWVWLGILFCFIIQAVSYEYRKKPDNFLGTKTYEIFLFINGSLGVILIGVAVATFFSGSSFSLNDHNFVQWQSSMRGLEAFSNPMLYTLGLSLFFLARIGGCLYLINNINDDEIRLNARKAVLKNTLIFLPIFLVFLAWVFLKDGFEYSQDGVISMVKYKYFINLLNMPAVFAMLVIGIFLTLYGIFKGAFTKSIYAVVYYGFGVVMAVTALFLATGLNNTAFYPSFYDLQSSLTIKNASSSHYTLNTMFYVSLLIPFVLGYIFVVWRSMDSKKITADEIKNDHHAY from the coding sequence ATTTTGATTATGATAGGGTTAGAATTTTTACAAATTTATTGGTGGTTTTTGGTAAGTTTACTTGGTGGATTACTTGTTTTTATGATGTTTGTTCAAGGTGGACAAACATTAGTTTTTACGCTTGCAAAAGATGACTTGCAAAAAGATATGATAATAAACTCAGTAGGGCGAAAATGGGAGCTTACATTTACTACTCTTGTTTTATTTGGTGGTGCTTGTTTTGCAGCTTTTCCACTTTTTTATTCAACTAGTTTTGGTGGAGCATATTGGGTTTGGCTTGGAATACTTTTTTGTTTTATTATTCAAGCTGTAAGCTATGAATACCGTAAAAAACCGGATAATTTTTTAGGCACAAAGACATATGAAATTTTTCTTTTTATAAATGGATCTTTGGGTGTCATACTTATAGGAGTGGCAGTTGCTACATTTTTTTCGGGTAGTAGTTTTAGCTTAAACGATCATAATTTTGTCCAGTGGCAAAGTTCTATGCGTGGGCTTGAAGCATTTAGTAATCCAATGCTTTATACTCTTGGACTCTCTTTGTTTTTTCTTGCAAGGATAGGGGGGTGTTTATACCTTATAAATAATATAAACGATGATGAGATAAGGCTAAATGCTAGAAAGGCAGTTTTAAAAAACACGCTTATATTTTTACCTATATTTTTAGTATTTTTGGCTTGGGTATTTTTAAAAGATGGTTTTGAATACTCACAAGATGGTGTGATTTCTATGGTTAAATACAAATATTTTATCAATCTTTTAAATATGCCAGCTGTTTTTGCCATGCTCGTTATTGGTATTTTTTTGACACTTTATGGTATATTTAAAGGTGCATTTACAAAAAGTATCTATGCTGTTGTGTATTATGGATTTGGTGTTGTTATGGCTGTAACCGCGCTATTTTTAGCGACTGGTTTAAACAATACAGCATTTTATCCATCTTTTTATGATTTGCAAAGTTCGCTTACTATAAAAAATGCTAGTTCTAGCCATTATACTTTAAATACTATGTTTTATGTTAGTTTGCTTATACCATTTGTATTGGGGTATATTTTTGTTGTTTGGAGATCAATGGATAGTAAAAAAATAACAGCTGATGAGATAAAAAATGACCATCATGCTTATTAA
- a CDS encoding cytochrome ubiquinol oxidase subunit I, producing the protein MAELGSVDWSRAQFALTSIYHFLFVPLTLGLSFIVAIMESIYIKTGSEEWLRITKFWLKLFGINFAIGVATGIIMEFEFGTNWANYSWFVGDIFGAPLAIEGIVAFFLESTFFAVMFFGWDRVSKKFHLISTWLVAIGSNLSAMWILIANGWMQYPIGMQFNPDTARMEMQSFLEVALSPVGFIKFLHTVTSGYTISALFVIGISAWFILKGKNIIMAKKSMIVATSFGLITSLFLLFSGDESAYQVTQVQPMKLAAMEGLYEGNQRQGLVAFGLLDTNKQPGDKKKPFVFDIEVPYLLSLLGQRDYKAFVAGIDDLIYGNEEHGVESIISKIDKGKIAVNALREYKEAKKNQDLDAMSNAKSTLDENIKYLGYGYLKDPTEAIPPVATTFYSFHIMVALGSFFIFLFLVITYLCMANDITKFKKLLWICVLSIPLGYIAAEAGWIVAEVGRQPWVVQDLMPTSVGATNLSDVNVKISFFAFAVLFTVLLIAEIKIMLKQIKLGF; encoded by the coding sequence ATGGCTGAATTAGGTTCTGTTGATTGGTCTAGGGCTCAGTTTGCTCTTACTTCAATATATCATTTTTTGTTTGTTCCATTAACTTTGGGTCTTAGTTTTATTGTTGCTATAATGGAGAGTATTTATATAAAAACAGGTAGTGAAGAGTGGCTTAGAATAACTAAATTTTGGCTTAAGCTTTTTGGTATAAACTTTGCAATAGGTGTTGCAACAGGTATTATTATGGAGTTTGAGTTTGGGACAAATTGGGCAAATTATAGTTGGTTTGTTGGAGATATTTTTGGAGCTCCTTTGGCTATAGAAGGCATTGTTGCATTTTTTCTTGAAAGCACATTTTTTGCTGTTATGTTTTTTGGATGGGATAGGGTAAGTAAGAAATTTCATCTTATATCAACTTGGTTAGTTGCTATAGGATCAAATCTTAGTGCTATGTGGATTTTGATAGCAAATGGTTGGATGCAATACCCAATAGGCATGCAATTTAACCCAGATACAGCAAGAATGGAAATGCAAAGTTTTCTTGAAGTTGCGCTTAGTCCTGTTGGTTTTATAAAATTTTTACATACAGTAACTAGTGGTTATACAATATCAGCTTTGTTTGTTATAGGAATATCAGCTTGGTTTATACTAAAAGGTAAAAATATCATAATGGCTAAAAAATCTATGATAGTAGCTACCTCTTTTGGTCTTATAACCTCTTTATTTTTGTTATTTAGTGGAGATGAAAGTGCATATCAAGTAACACAAGTTCAGCCAATGAAACTAGCAGCTATGGAAGGGCTTTATGAAGGAAATCAAAGACAAGGATTAGTTGCATTTGGATTGCTTGATACAAACAAACAACCTGGCGATAAGAAAAAACCTTTCGTTTTTGATATAGAAGTTCCTTATTTGCTTTCTTTGCTTGGACAAAGGGATTATAAGGCATTTGTTGCGGGTATAGATGATTTGATTTATGGAAATGAAGAACACGGGGTTGAGAGTATAATATCTAAAATTGATAAAGGTAAAATTGCCGTAAATGCTTTAAGAGAGTATAAAGAAGCTAAAAAAAATCAAGATCTTGATGCTATGAGTAATGCAAAATCAACCCTTGATGAAAATATCAAATACCTTGGATATGGTTACTTAAAAGATCCAACAGAGGCTATACCGCCTGTTGCTACTACGTTTTATAGTTTTCATATAATGGTTGCTTTGGGAAGCTTTTTTATATTTTTGTTTTTAGTTATTACTTATTTATGTATGGCAAACGATATAACTAAATTTAAAAAACTTCTTTGGATATGTGTTTTGAGTATTCCACTTGGTTATATAGCGGCTGAGGCAGGTTGGATTGTGGCTGAAGTTGGTAGGCAGCCTTGGGTTGTTCAAGATCTTATGCCAACTAGTGTAGGTGCTACAAATTTATCTGATGTAAATGTGAAGATATCATTTTTTGCTTTTGCTGTATTGTTTACAGTGCTTTTGATAGCTGAAATAAAAATTATGCTAAAACAGATAAAGTTAGGATTTTGA
- a CDS encoding DUF4492 domain-containing protein has translation MYKKYITNFFKFYIDGFKNMKLGRKLWLIIIIKLVIMFGVLKVFVFNNTLNSKFKSNEEKSDFVLLNLTKE, from the coding sequence ATGTATAAGAAATATATAACTAATTTTTTTAAATTTTATATTGATGGCTTTAAGAATATGAAGCTTGGAAGAAAGCTTTGGCTTATCATAATAATCAAACTTGTGATTATGTTCGGTGTTCTTAAAGTTTTTGTGTTTAATAATACTTTAAATTCTAAATTTAAATCAAATGAAGAAAAAAGCGATTTCGTGCTTTTAAATCTAACAAAGGAATAA